The genomic DNA ACCGGGAGGCCGCGGAGCGCTGGCTGCGGGCCGCGGAGATCGCCCGGCACTGGCCGGAGCAGCGTGACCACGCGATGCTGGCGCATCTGGCCGCGGAGGCCCTCGGCCACGCGGGCCTGCCGGCCGAGGCGGACCGGGCGTACACGCGGGCCGGTGACCTCTGGCGCGACCTGGGCAACGTCCACGGCCTGGCACGTGCCCTGCGCGCCCGCGCCTGGCTCGCGGCGCGGGAGGAGGACGAACTCGACCCGGCGCGGGAGCTGATGGCGCAGGCGGTGCGGGAGTGCGAGGCGGCGCTGGAGGGCGCCACCGAGGGCGAGGACGGCGCGCGGGAGCGACTCGTCGCCGAACTCGGCCACACCCACCGGCAGTTCGGCGACCTCGTCGCACGGTCGGTGCAGGACGGGGACCGGGGCGCCGACTTCCAGGGGGCGTTCGAGGAGGCGCTGGGCCACGTCACGCGGGCGGTCGCGGTGTTCGCACCGCTCGGCGCGAGCGCGCTCGACCTGCGTACGGGCGCGGAACTGGCGGCGGGCTGGCTGGAGGCCGACCTCCACCGCCCCGCCGAGGCGACCGCACGCGCGCGTGCGGTCCTCGCGGCCTACGCGAACCGGCAGGAGGCGGACGACGAGACAGCACGGGCGCGGTGCGCGGAGGCGGACCGGATGCTGGAGCTGCTGGGGACGCGGACGGGACAGTGACCCGGGTCGCCGGGTGCCTGTCGCACGGACGGGCACCCGGCACACAGCAGCTCCTGGCCCTTTGCCCCCTGCTCCACGGCCCTTACGTCCCTAACGGCCCTCACGGCCCTCACGGCCCGCACGGCCCGCACGGCCCGCACGGCAGGGCCCTTACTCCACGCCGATCAGCAGCAACGGCCCCTGACGGCCGCCCCGGTACACCACCGTGTCGACCGCCAGGTAGGACTCCCGTACCCGGGATTCCAGATGCGCCGCGATCGACTCCGGAGCCTCGTCGCCGAGCACCAGCGTGACCATCTCGCCGCCCGCCGCGAGCATGCGGTCGAGAATGATCTCCGCCGTCTCCGTGACGTCGGAGCCGATCACCGCCACGTCGTCCTCGATCAGGCCGAGGACGTCCCCGGCCTGGCAGATGCCCGCCATCGTCCAGGACTGCCGTTCCGCGACGGCGACTTCGGCGTAGCGGGTCGCTCCCGCCGCCGACGTCATCGCCACCACGTCCTCGTCGAAGCGCCGCTCCGGCTCGTGCACGGCGAGCGCCGCGATGCCCTGCACCGCCGAGCGGGTCGGGATCAGCGCGACCCGCACCCCTTCCGTCCGCGCCTGCTCCGCGGCCGCCGCGGCCGTGTGGCGCAGCTCCGCGTCGTTCGGCAGCAGGACCACCTCGCGCGCGTGCGCCCGCCGCACCGCGTCCACCAGCTCTCCGCTCACCGGTGGCTCCCCGGCCCGCGCCAGCACGGTGGTCGCCCCGGCCTCCGCGTACAGCCCGGCCAGCCCCTCCCCCGGCACCACGGCCACCACGGCCCGCTGAGCCGGTTCCCGCGGCGGTCGCCCGGCGCCGCCGGTGTGCACGTCCCCGGCCGCGAAGTGGGTGATCCGGATCCGGTACGGCCGTCCCGCCTCGACCCCGGCCTCGACGGCGGCACCGGCGTCGTCGACGTGCACGTGGACGTTCCACAGGCCGTCCCCGCCGACCACCACGAGCGACTCCCCCAGCCCGTCGAGCCGGGACCGCAGCCGGCCCACGGCCGCGTCATCGGCTTCGAGCAGATAGATCACCTCGAACGCGGGCCCGCCCTCCGCCGGGGGTCCGTCCCCGCACTCCCCCGCGTCGGGACGCCCCGCCGCGGCCTCGTCGTCCACGCGCGCGTGGACGACGGCCCCCGAGGCTCCCGGCGCCTCCCCCGTGAAGGTCTGCACCAGAGCCGCCAGCACCGCCACCAGCCCCCGCCCGCCCGCGTCCACGACC from Streptomyces avermitilis MA-4680 = NBRC 14893 includes the following:
- a CDS encoding DAK2 domain-containing protein, encoding MPQVPQTFDALAVRTWCGLALQALGRARAEIDAINVYPVADGDTGTNLYLTVESAATAVEAVFAGHDAMGAVGGTSDAASAGPGRPTLADAVQAMAHGALIGARGNSGTILAQLLRGMAQVLAADSETAHTDGQGLRLALRHAADSAREAVAHPVEGTVLTVASAAADAATGAEDGCGSVARAAYEGACAALAATPGQLAVLRRAGVVDAGGRGLVAVLAALVQTFTGEAPGASGAVVHARVDDEAAAGRPDAGECGDGPPAEGGPAFEVIYLLEADDAAVGRLRSRLDGLGESLVVVGGDGLWNVHVHVDDAGAAVEAGVEAGRPYRIRITHFAAGDVHTGGAGRPPREPAQRAVVAVVPGEGLAGLYAEAGATTVLARAGEPPVSGELVDAVRRAHAREVVLLPNDAELRHTAAAAAEQARTEGVRVALIPTRSAVQGIAALAVHEPERRFDEDVVAMTSAAGATRYAEVAVAERQSWTMAGICQAGDVLGLIEDDVAVIGSDVTETAEIILDRMLAAGGEMVTLVLGDEAPESIAAHLESRVRESYLAVDTVVYRGGRQGPLLLIGVE